In one Thermococcus sp. 2319x1 genomic region, the following are encoded:
- a CDS encoding haloacid dehalogenase, translated as MNISEIIEEIREVLDKKDELREEALKLTRDIVRLSGDSIKALHRGEIKTAKDRLEKAEELVKKLKEKLKGHEDLYFTGYVQSAHQEYVEALLFYCYLLGKEFPSPREVGIPEADYVLGIGDFIGELRRYFLTLLLRGDLEKAQEVYAFMEKAYDELVTLEYPKGLVNIRQKQDQARYILERTLEDLTRAKINKDLEKKLEEWRNEP; from the coding sequence GTGAACATTTCTGAAATAATAGAAGAGATAAGAGAAGTTCTCGACAAGAAGGATGAGCTGAGAGAGGAAGCTCTCAAGCTTACCCGGGATATTGTGAGACTGAGTGGAGACTCGATAAAAGCTTTACACAGAGGAGAAATCAAGACGGCAAAGGATAGACTGGAAAAAGCCGAAGAGCTCGTTAAAAAACTAAAAGAGAAGCTCAAAGGCCATGAGGATCTTTACTTTACGGGCTACGTTCAGAGCGCACATCAAGAGTACGTTGAGGCATTACTTTTCTACTGCTATCTCCTTGGAAAAGAGTTCCCGTCTCCAAGAGAGGTCGGAATCCCCGAGGCCGACTACGTCCTTGGAATTGGAGACTTCATTGGAGAGCTGAGGAGATATTTTCTAACTCTCCTACTAAGGGGAGACTTAGAAAAAGCTCAGGAAGTTTACGCTTTCATGGAAAAGGCTTATGATGAGCTCGTCACCCTTGAATACCCAAAGGGTCTCGTAAACATAAGGCAGAAGCAAGACCAAGCGAGATACATTCTGGAAAGAACTCTGGAAGATTTAACAAGGGCAAAGATCAACAAGGATTTAGAAAAGAAACTTGAGGAATGGAGAAATGAACCTTAA
- a CDS encoding methionine adenosyltransferase: MVEKKRNIIVEELVRTPVEMQKVELVERKGIGHPDSIADGIAEAISRALSREYIKRYGIILHHNTDQVEVVGGRAYPRFGGGEVIKPIYILLSGRAVEFVDKEMFPVHEVAIKAAKEYLRKAVRHLNIEEHVVIDSRIGQGSVDLVGVFNKVKENPIPLANDTSFGVGYAPLSETERIVLETEKLLNSEKFKKEWPAVGEDIKVMGLRKDDEIDLTIAAAIVDSEVQNPQEYMEVKEGIYSAVKELVSQYTDRKVNIHVNTADDPEKDIYYITVTGTSAEAGDDGSVGRGNRVNGLITPNRHMSMEAAAGKNPVSHVGKIYNILANLIANDIAEQIEGVQEVYVRILSQIGKPIDEPLVASIQAIPKPGYKVEQFERQAYEIADEWLANITKIQKMILEDKINVF, from the coding sequence ATGGTTGAAAAGAAGAGGAACATCATTGTTGAAGAGCTCGTGAGGACTCCCGTTGAGATGCAGAAGGTGGAGCTTGTAGAAAGAAAGGGAATAGGTCATCCAGATAGCATAGCCGATGGAATAGCGGAAGCCATCAGCAGGGCGCTCTCAAGGGAATACATAAAGAGATATGGAATAATACTTCACCACAACACAGACCAGGTTGAAGTTGTGGGCGGAAGGGCTTATCCAAGGTTCGGCGGTGGAGAGGTGATAAAGCCAATATACATCCTCCTTTCCGGTAGAGCCGTTGAGTTTGTTGACAAGGAAATGTTCCCGGTTCATGAAGTTGCAATAAAAGCAGCCAAGGAGTACTTGAGGAAAGCAGTTAGACACCTAAACATAGAAGAGCACGTGGTTATTGACTCAAGGATAGGGCAGGGAAGCGTTGATTTAGTTGGAGTTTTTAACAAGGTTAAGGAGAATCCGATACCCCTTGCAAACGACACCTCCTTCGGTGTAGGGTATGCACCGTTAAGTGAGACTGAGAGGATAGTCCTTGAAACTGAAAAGCTTCTCAACAGCGAAAAGTTCAAAAAAGAATGGCCCGCCGTTGGGGAAGATATTAAGGTAATGGGGCTTAGGAAAGACGATGAAATCGACCTGACCATCGCCGCCGCCATAGTTGACAGCGAAGTTCAAAACCCGCAGGAGTACATGGAAGTTAAGGAGGGAATATACAGTGCTGTTAAAGAGCTCGTTTCTCAATACACGGACAGAAAGGTCAACATTCACGTCAACACCGCCGATGATCCCGAAAAGGACATCTACTACATAACCGTTACGGGAACTTCAGCAGAGGCCGGAGATGACGGTAGCGTTGGCAGAGGAAACAGAGTAAATGGTCTAATTACTCCAAACAGGCACATGAGTATGGAGGCGGCAGCCGGTAAGAACCCGGTCAGCCATGTGGGTAAGATTTACAACATCCTTGCCAACTTAATAGCAAACGACATTGCCGAGCAGATAGAAGGAGTGCAAGAGGTCTACGTGAGAATTCTAAGCCAGATAGGAAAGCCAATTGATGAGCCTCTTGTGGCGAGCATCCAAGCAATTCCGAAGCCAGGCTACAAAGTGGAGCAGTTCGAAAGACAAGCCTATGAGATAGCAGATGAATGGCTCGCAAACATAACAAAAATCCAAAAAATGATATTAGAAGACAAAATTAACGTCTTCTGA
- a CDS encoding adenylate kinase family protein, whose product MIIAISGTPGVGKTTVAKLLAEKLGYDYVDLKEFALKHGVGETKGGELEVSIDELAYYVERELKGKDVVLDGHLSHLMPVDQVIILRANPKLIGERLKERGYSKGKIAENVEAELVDVCLLEAIEENENIIEVDTTDKSPGEIVEEILTLLNRGIKRRIGIVDWTKAYDEIIPYLKLGGDDEWV is encoded by the coding sequence ATGATAATTGCCATAAGTGGGACACCCGGAGTTGGAAAAACAACTGTGGCAAAACTTCTTGCCGAAAAGTTGGGTTACGATTACGTAGACCTCAAAGAGTTTGCCTTAAAACACGGTGTGGGCGAGACGAAGGGGGGAGAACTTGAGGTCAGCATTGATGAGCTTGCGTATTATGTTGAGAGAGAGCTCAAAGGCAAAGATGTGGTGCTTGATGGACACCTGAGCCATCTAATGCCAGTCGACCAGGTTATAATCCTCCGTGCCAATCCAAAACTAATAGGCGAACGTTTGAAGGAGAGAGGATACAGCAAGGGGAAGATAGCCGAAAACGTCGAGGCAGAGCTCGTGGACGTGTGTCTTTTAGAGGCTATAGAAGAGAACGAGAACATTATAGAGGTAGACACCACAGACAAATCCCCGGGGGAAATAGTGGAGGAGATTTTAACCCTTCTCAACAGGGGAATAAAAAGAAGAATCGGTATTGTTGACTGGACTAAAGCCTATGACGAAATAATTCCCTACCTAAAGCTTGGAGGTGACGACGAATGGGTATAG
- the htpX gene encoding zinc metalloprotease HtpX gives MGIGLWIRTGILMAFLTGLLMAIGYVLGSETGMLFAFIFALVMNFFSYWYSDKIVLTWYGARILEEEEEKELYEIVKGLAQEAGIPTPKVAIVPTETPNAFATGRNPKHAVVAVTQGLLRILNRDELEGVIAHEISHIKNRDILIQTLAAVLAGAIIMVARWAGWMLWLGGFGGRDRDRGEGSALGAILLIVLAPIAAMLIQMAISRAREYLADETGAKISGKPWALARALEKIEYAVSMRPLKDGNPATAHMFIVNPFRGVSFAELFSTHPPTQKRIERLRKIAEEMGIAF, from the coding sequence ATGGGTATAGGGTTATGGATTAGAACGGGGATTTTAATGGCGTTTCTTACAGGTCTATTAATGGCCATAGGTTATGTTTTAGGCAGTGAGACCGGAATGCTCTTTGCCTTCATCTTCGCTTTAGTGATGAATTTCTTCAGCTACTGGTACAGTGACAAAATCGTTCTCACATGGTATGGGGCAAGAATCCTGGAGGAGGAAGAAGAGAAGGAGCTCTATGAGATAGTGAAAGGTCTTGCCCAAGAAGCGGGTATTCCAACACCAAAAGTAGCGATAGTGCCAACTGAAACACCAAACGCCTTTGCAACCGGCAGAAACCCAAAGCATGCTGTGGTGGCAGTCACTCAGGGGCTTCTAAGGATACTAAATAGGGATGAACTTGAAGGAGTAATAGCCCACGAGATAAGCCACATTAAAAACAGAGACATATTAATCCAGACGTTAGCTGCCGTTTTAGCGGGAGCAATAATTATGGTGGCAAGATGGGCTGGATGGATGCTATGGCTTGGAGGATTTGGAGGAAGGGATAGGGATAGAGGTGAGGGCAGTGCCCTGGGAGCCATACTTTTGATAGTACTTGCCCCGATAGCTGCAATGCTCATTCAAATGGCAATAAGCAGGGCGAGGGAGTACCTGGCAGACGAAACCGGAGCGAAGATAAGCGGAAAACCGTGGGCCTTAGCAAGAGCACTGGAGAAGATTGAATACGCAGTCTCAATGAGACCCCTCAAAGACGGAAACCCAGCAACGGCCCATATGTTCATAGTAAACCCATTCAGAGGAGTTAGCTTTGCAGAGCTGTTCTCAACACACCCGCCAACTCAGAAGAGAATCGAAAGGCTCAGGAAGATTGCGGAAGAGATGGGAATTGCCTTTTGA
- the trm10 gene encoding tRNA (guanine(9)-/adenine(9)-N1)-methyltransferase has product MKKLSDVFKELLREKGIDKVGSLSRRVPKRSSEKPLQEIALALLEEKGAIVKVKEPTTIAWDLEGKPTKGALFAYIPLNSSHLGKFEIVITGKDLKEKLSQLSYPYFIIDLMHWEKHTEKEKKKVALQASQSYGVIRDYLWGERLALTWVNEEFKGMANFPLDKVTAYEGPTWEFLNEEGIEKVVLLDPWAEKDLSEEDFSSGAFIIGGIVDTGGTKKKTTPKIAEEIEKRGIKVLRRKISLRGDIIGVPDRINLILEILLKMVLEGKPMDDAVLEVQSPLHAKWRLRKELPKHKKRFLIDGKKFLVVEKELFDEYSKWLNIRWEDFVQVLRELNFVALERKRIQHLNKISTPKLINGKLYRVILLKKAMMLCYNC; this is encoded by the coding sequence ATGAAAAAGCTCAGTGACGTTTTCAAGGAACTTCTAAGGGAGAAGGGCATAGATAAAGTCGGGAGCCTCTCTAGAAGAGTTCCCAAAAGGTCTTCAGAAAAACCTCTCCAGGAAATTGCCCTAGCCCTTCTTGAAGAAAAGGGGGCAATTGTAAAGGTAAAAGAACCCACGACAATAGCGTGGGACTTGGAAGGAAAGCCAACTAAAGGGGCGCTTTTTGCTTACATCCCTCTGAACTCCTCTCACCTCGGAAAGTTTGAAATCGTGATTACCGGTAAAGACCTCAAGGAAAAGCTTTCCCAGCTTAGCTACCCTTATTTCATAATAGACCTCATGCACTGGGAAAAACACACGGAAAAGGAGAAGAAGAAGGTGGCCCTTCAGGCGTCCCAAAGCTACGGGGTTATTAGGGATTACCTCTGGGGTGAACGCTTGGCTCTTACGTGGGTCAACGAAGAGTTCAAAGGCATGGCAAACTTTCCTTTGGATAAGGTAACTGCTTACGAGGGGCCAACGTGGGAGTTCCTCAACGAAGAGGGAATAGAAAAGGTTGTACTTCTCGATCCATGGGCCGAGAAAGACCTGAGCGAGGAGGACTTCTCATCGGGTGCATTCATAATCGGCGGAATCGTCGATACCGGCGGAACGAAGAAGAAAACCACCCCAAAAATAGCGGAGGAGATAGAAAAGAGAGGCATAAAAGTTCTGAGGAGAAAAATCTCGCTAAGAGGAGACATAATCGGCGTTCCAGACAGGATAAACCTCATCCTTGAGATTCTGCTCAAGATGGTTTTGGAGGGCAAACCCATGGATGATGCAGTTTTAGAAGTGCAATCACCTCTCCACGCAAAGTGGAGGCTGAGGAAGGAGCTTCCAAAGCACAAGAAAAGGTTTTTAATAGACGGAAAGAAGTTTCTGGTTGTTGAAAAAGAGCTCTTTGATGAGTACTCAAAGTGGCTCAACATAAGGTGGGAAGATTTTGTCCAAGTTCTGAGGGAGCTCAACTTTGTAGCCCTTGAAAGGAAGAGAATCCAGCACCTCAACAAGATTTCAACGCCCAAGCTAATCAACGGCAAGCTCTACAGAGTTATTCTCCTGAAAAAGGCCATGATGCTGTGCTATAACTGCTGA
- a CDS encoding valine--tRNA ligase: MLPKTYDPNEIEPKWQKFWLEEKIYKYELDEKRPAYSIDTPPPFTSGTLHLGHVLSHTWIDIVARYKRMGGYNVLFPQGFDNHGLPTELKVEKEFGISKDQPEEFLKKCIEWTWQAIEAMRNQFIRIGYSADWDLEYHTMDDDYKALVQKSLLEFYKKGLLYQDKHPVYWCPRCRTSLAKAEVGYVEEDGYLYYIKLPIAGEDDYIPIATTRPELMPACVAVFVHPEDERYKGKVGKKVKLPIFEREVPILADEDVDPNFGTGAVYNCTYGDEQDVVWQKRYNLPVIIAIDENGRMNENAGKYKGLTAEEAREAIARDLEEMGLLYKKEKVHHRVLRHTERSSCMAPIELLPKKQWFIKVKDFTDEIVKVAEQIKWYPEDMFLRLKDWAESMDWDWVISRQRVFGTPIPFWVCKDCGEIIPAREEDLPVDPRFDKPPVEKCPKCGSTNIEGVKDVLDCWVDSSITPLVISKWQKNERWFKHNFPTSLRPQGTDIIRTWAFYTIFRTYMLTGQKPWHDILINGMVAGPDGRKMSKSYGNVVSPEEVIPKYGADALRLWTALAPPGEDHPFKWEIVDYNYRFLQKLWNIFRFAERHIKGFDYEKYKDSELEPLDRWILSRLHRLIKFATEELEKYRFNLLTRELMTFVWHEVADDYIEMIKHRLYGENEESKLKAKTALYELLYNITLLLAPFAPHITEELYQEMFRDKVGAKSVHLLSWPAYREDRIDEEAERLGKLVSEIIGAMRRYKNSHGLALNAKLKHVAIYAIDSYEMLKALEKDIAGTMNIEKLEIIRGEPELEERITEIKPNFKTVGPKYGKLVPKIAAYLKENAEEVSRVLKEQGRVEFEVDGQKVELNKEDVVIRKAVFSEGEEVETAVVGDAVILFF; the protein is encoded by the coding sequence ATGCTTCCGAAGACCTACGATCCAAATGAGATAGAGCCAAAGTGGCAGAAATTCTGGCTTGAGGAGAAAATCTACAAATACGAGCTCGATGAGAAGAGACCGGCTTATTCCATAGATACCCCTCCACCGTTCACAAGCGGTACTCTGCACTTGGGCCACGTTCTGAGCCATACGTGGATTGATATCGTGGCAAGGTACAAGAGAATGGGGGGCTATAATGTGCTTTTCCCACAGGGCTTTGATAACCATGGCCTTCCAACGGAGCTTAAAGTGGAAAAAGAGTTTGGAATAAGCAAGGATCAGCCAGAAGAATTCCTCAAGAAGTGTATAGAGTGGACCTGGCAGGCCATTGAGGCCATGAGGAACCAGTTCATTCGTATAGGCTACTCCGCAGATTGGGATTTGGAGTACCACACGATGGACGATGACTACAAAGCCTTGGTGCAGAAATCCCTCCTCGAGTTTTACAAGAAGGGTCTCCTTTACCAGGACAAGCACCCTGTTTACTGGTGCCCGAGGTGTAGAACTAGTTTGGCAAAGGCGGAGGTAGGCTACGTGGAGGAGGACGGCTATCTCTACTACATCAAGCTTCCTATCGCTGGAGAGGACGATTACATACCAATAGCCACCACAAGACCAGAACTCATGCCCGCTTGTGTAGCAGTATTTGTGCATCCCGAGGATGAGCGCTATAAGGGTAAGGTTGGAAAGAAGGTAAAGCTTCCGATATTTGAGAGAGAGGTCCCCATATTAGCGGATGAAGACGTGGATCCAAACTTCGGCACTGGAGCAGTTTACAACTGTACTTACGGTGATGAGCAGGACGTAGTGTGGCAGAAGCGCTATAATCTACCCGTGATTATAGCTATTGATGAAAACGGTAGAATGAACGAGAACGCTGGCAAATACAAGGGATTAACGGCTGAAGAAGCCAGGGAAGCAATAGCAAGAGACCTTGAAGAAATGGGTCTTCTCTATAAGAAAGAAAAAGTACATCACCGTGTATTGAGGCACACGGAAAGAAGCTCATGTATGGCACCAATCGAGCTGTTACCAAAGAAGCAGTGGTTCATCAAGGTGAAGGACTTCACGGATGAGATAGTTAAAGTGGCAGAGCAGATTAAGTGGTATCCCGAAGATATGTTCCTAAGGCTCAAGGACTGGGCAGAGAGCATGGACTGGGACTGGGTAATAAGCAGGCAAAGAGTTTTTGGAACTCCAATCCCCTTCTGGGTCTGTAAAGATTGCGGTGAGATAATTCCCGCAAGAGAAGAAGACCTCCCGGTCGACCCGAGATTTGACAAGCCCCCTGTAGAGAAGTGTCCAAAGTGTGGAAGCACGAACATAGAGGGCGTAAAAGATGTTCTCGACTGCTGGGTAGATTCGAGCATAACCCCCTTGGTCATAAGCAAGTGGCAAAAGAATGAAAGGTGGTTCAAGCACAACTTCCCGACTTCACTGAGACCACAGGGAACTGACATTATAAGGACATGGGCGTTCTACACCATCTTCAGAACTTATATGCTCACCGGGCAGAAACCTTGGCACGACATCCTTATCAACGGTATGGTGGCCGGGCCGGATGGAAGGAAGATGAGCAAGAGCTATGGTAACGTTGTCTCGCCGGAGGAAGTGATTCCAAAGTACGGGGCAGATGCCTTAAGGTTATGGACAGCTCTGGCACCTCCGGGGGAGGACCACCCCTTCAAGTGGGAGATCGTTGATTACAACTACCGCTTCCTCCAGAAGCTGTGGAACATCTTCCGCTTTGCAGAGAGGCACATCAAGGGCTTTGACTATGAGAAATACAAGGATTCTGAGCTCGAACCTCTCGACAGATGGATACTCTCAAGACTGCACAGACTGATAAAGTTCGCAACGGAGGAGCTTGAAAAGTACCGCTTCAACCTTCTCACAAGGGAGCTTATGACCTTTGTATGGCACGAGGTTGCAGATGATTATATCGAGATGATAAAGCACCGCCTCTATGGAGAAAACGAGGAGAGCAAGCTCAAGGCTAAAACTGCTTTATATGAGCTCCTATACAACATAACTCTCTTACTTGCGCCTTTCGCTCCGCACATAACTGAGGAGCTTTATCAAGAAATGTTCAGGGATAAAGTTGGAGCCAAAAGCGTGCATCTCCTCAGCTGGCCCGCTTATAGGGAGGACAGAATAGACGAAGAGGCAGAAAGGCTTGGAAAGCTGGTAAGCGAAATAATTGGAGCAATGAGAAGGTACAAGAACTCCCACGGCTTAGCTTTGAACGCCAAGCTCAAGCACGTGGCAATCTATGCTATAGACAGCTACGAGATGCTGAAAGCCCTTGAAAAGGACATTGCTGGTACGATGAACATTGAAAAGCTCGAAATAATCAGGGGTGAGCCGGAGCTTGAGGAGAGGATTACAGAAATCAAGCCAAACTTCAAGACGGTTGGACCAAAGTATGGAAAGCTCGTGCCAAAGATAGCTGCTTACCTCAAAGAGAATGCAGAAGAAGTCTCAAGAGTACTTAAGGAACAAGGAAGGGTCGAGTTCGAAGTGGACGGGCAAAAGGTTGAGCTTAACAAGGAGGACGTTGTCATTAGAAAGGCAGTGTTCAGCGAAGGTGAGGAGGTAGAGACGGCGGTAGTTGGGGATGCTGTCATCCTCTTCTTCTGA
- a CDS encoding nicotinamide-nucleotide adenylyltransferase has product MRGLFVGRFQPVHNGHLKALEYVFSQVDEVIIGIGSAQVSHTLKNPFTTSERMEMLIRALDEKGIPRGKYFLVALPDINFNSIWAPYVEAMVPKFDIVFTGNSLVAQLFRERGYKVVVQPMFRKDILSATEIRRRMIEGEPWEELVPKSVAEYIKEIKGVERIRMLATDLEKNEKELQAPIRIPEF; this is encoded by the coding sequence ATGAGGGGTCTCTTTGTTGGTAGATTCCAGCCCGTACACAATGGACATTTAAAAGCCCTCGAATACGTTTTTTCGCAGGTTGATGAGGTTATAATTGGTATTGGGAGTGCTCAGGTTAGCCATACTTTGAAAAACCCATTTACAACAAGCGAAAGAATGGAGATGCTTATAAGGGCTTTAGATGAAAAAGGAATTCCGAGAGGAAAATACTTCCTCGTTGCTTTGCCGGATATAAACTTCAACTCCATTTGGGCTCCGTATGTGGAAGCGATGGTGCCGAAGTTTGACATAGTCTTTACTGGCAATTCCCTTGTCGCACAGCTTTTCAGAGAGAGGGGTTATAAAGTAGTAGTCCAGCCGATGTTTAGGAAGGATATACTTTCTGCTACAGAAATAAGGAGGAGAATGATTGAAGGCGAGCCGTGGGAGGAGCTCGTTCCCAAGAGCGTGGCAGAATACATCAAGGAGATCAAAGGGGTTGAGAGGATAAGAATGCTTGCCACGGATCTTGAAAAGAATGAAAAGGAGCTCCAGGCGCCGATAAGGATTCCGGAATTTTGA
- a CDS encoding S-adenosyl-l-methionine hydroxide adenosyltransferase family protein codes for MITLTTDFGIKGPYVGEMKGAILTINPEAKIVDITHSITRHSIVEGSFVMEQVVKYFPPNTIHVGVIDPGVGTERRAIIIEGTQFLVLPDNGLATLPLKWIQPKAAYEIDLKKMEKIIGRKISSTFHGRDVFGPAGALLSLGYEPSRFGKEIDIESIIKLDLRPKKREDYWLLKVIYIDDFGNVILNLENYERPKYVEILGRKIPYLDTYGKVKPGELLSLPGSHDYLEIAVNQGSAAELLGLKVGDEVEVKLIYGEG; via the coding sequence GTGATAACTCTAACTACGGATTTTGGCATCAAAGGACCCTATGTGGGAGAGATGAAAGGTGCCATTTTGACAATAAATCCGGAAGCAAAAATAGTTGACATTACCCACTCGATAACACGGCACAGTATTGTTGAGGGTTCTTTTGTTATGGAGCAGGTTGTAAAATATTTCCCCCCAAATACCATCCATGTGGGAGTTATTGATCCTGGAGTTGGCACCGAGAGGAGAGCAATCATAATAGAAGGCACCCAATTTTTAGTGCTCCCTGACAACGGCTTAGCAACGCTTCCCCTTAAGTGGATACAACCAAAAGCCGCATATGAAATAGACCTCAAGAAAATGGAAAAGATTATCGGAAGAAAAATAAGCTCAACTTTCCACGGAAGGGATGTTTTTGGCCCTGCGGGGGCCCTGCTCAGTCTTGGGTATGAGCCCTCAAGGTTTGGGAAGGAAATTGACATAGAAAGTATAATCAAGCTTGATCTAAGGCCCAAAAAGCGAGAAGATTACTGGCTTTTGAAGGTTATCTATATCGATGACTTTGGAAACGTCATTCTAAACCTCGAGAACTATGAACGACCGAAGTACGTCGAGATTCTGGGAAGAAAAATTCCTTATTTGGACACCTATGGCAAGGTAAAACCCGGAGAATTGCTCTCTCTTCCAGGGAGTCATGATTATCTTGAGATAGCGGTTAACCAAGGTTCAGCTGCAGAGCTTTTGGGACTGAAAGTTGGGGATGAAGTGGAGGTAAAACTAATCTATGGGGAGGGATAG
- a CDS encoding transglutaminase-like domain-containing protein has translation MRYLKFIPIALILLIFSSGCLVKEPAKVEINTDKSAVEEGDIFHIIVKVNNTGKVAITGVNLYLNNPDFRILQAPSLQAPLKVGKTAELIWILRAPSTPGRYMLKASVEIVDELQRTWGGFYKELIINVVEKESEIPLFGMLSVDVASPEEVEGGSEFRVEITLKNTGNAPITVKEISLNLLEGMEIVREPAVPVNILPGEEHGLIYVIKAPYMPEEGYITLSVIYSENGEEKREFKNRFIKTLWRPWNHDDDTLRLAYSEEYYWIELPYLVDGFWKEKFNSTSKVDRELLKNESLSLVKNATSEVEAAKVVYDMIKSRYNFGDITTTTNPSNILPQNKISYEEGTLLFTGILRSLNIPVRVVTLYNGEDCTDNAISEFYSAGKWYVVDFKREFFGSREEYIATPYFPKIYQMVTDGVYNLVAQAPEEEKKHEHVDVSPDYLANIEDSLKKVVSERLNPTVKPKLSVVLINMNQNERIFTLFLFASAPERELNLVFQKADPKNLAKNVDALYKFYKDKPWPENFRKYWDILMEVYK, from the coding sequence ATGAGGTATTTAAAATTTATTCCAATCGCGCTCATCCTTCTGATTTTTTCTTCTGGATGCTTAGTTAAGGAACCGGCAAAAGTTGAGATTAATACAGACAAAAGCGCCGTTGAGGAGGGGGATATTTTTCATATAATAGTTAAGGTCAACAACACTGGAAAAGTCGCGATAACCGGGGTTAACCTGTATCTCAACAACCCGGACTTTAGGATACTTCAAGCTCCTTCTTTGCAAGCACCTCTCAAAGTAGGTAAAACGGCGGAGCTGATATGGATACTCCGGGCCCCCTCAACTCCCGGTAGATATATGCTCAAAGCATCCGTGGAGATAGTGGATGAACTTCAAAGAACATGGGGTGGGTTCTATAAAGAATTGATAATAAACGTCGTAGAAAAAGAAAGTGAAATACCTTTATTTGGGATGTTGAGTGTAGACGTTGCTTCTCCGGAGGAAGTGGAAGGAGGTAGTGAATTTAGAGTTGAGATAACACTGAAAAATACGGGCAACGCCCCCATAACAGTTAAGGAAATCTCACTGAATTTATTAGAGGGCATGGAAATCGTCAGAGAGCCAGCGGTTCCAGTGAATATTCTTCCTGGAGAAGAACATGGGCTGATTTATGTTATCAAAGCCCCCTACATGCCAGAAGAGGGATATATAACCCTCTCCGTAATCTATTCTGAAAATGGAGAGGAAAAGAGGGAGTTTAAAAACAGATTCATCAAGACTCTTTGGAGACCGTGGAACCATGATGACGACACTTTAAGACTCGCGTATAGTGAGGAGTACTACTGGATAGAGCTACCTTATCTCGTTGATGGATTTTGGAAAGAAAAATTCAATTCTACATCTAAGGTGGACCGAGAACTATTAAAAAACGAATCTCTTTCACTTGTGAAAAACGCCACCTCGGAGGTTGAAGCTGCGAAGGTGGTTTATGACATGATTAAAAGCAGGTACAACTTTGGTGACATCACAACGACCACAAACCCCTCTAATATACTCCCCCAGAATAAGATAAGCTACGAAGAGGGTACACTTCTTTTCACAGGGATTTTAAGATCTTTGAATATTCCAGTTAGGGTTGTAACACTCTATAACGGGGAAGACTGCACGGATAATGCAATTTCAGAGTTTTATTCAGCGGGGAAATGGTACGTTGTAGACTTCAAGAGAGAATTCTTTGGCTCGAGAGAAGAATACATAGCAACCCCCTATTTCCCCAAAATCTATCAGATGGTAACGGATGGGGTCTACAATCTTGTAGCTCAAGCACCGGAAGAAGAAAAAAAGCACGAACACGTGGATGTAAGCCCTGATTATCTGGCCAATATAGAAGACTCCTTAAAGAAGGTCGTCTCTGAAAGACTTAACCCCACGGTAAAGCCAAAATTATCGGTGGTGCTGATCAACATGAATCAAAACGAGCGTATATTCACCCTTTTCCTCTTTGCATCTGCTCCTGAAAGAGAGCTAAACCTTGTCTTTCAGAAGGCTGATCCAAAGAATCTTGCAAAAAACGTTGATGCACTATACAAGTTCTATAAAGATAAACCATGGCCAGAAAACTTTAGAAAATACTGGGATATCTTGATGGAGGTGTACAAATGA
- a CDS encoding tRNA (cytidine(56)-2'-O)-methyltransferase has protein sequence MIVVLRLGHRPERDKRITTHVALTARAFGADKIIIAAEKDEHVYESVTDVVKRWGGPFEIEFNPHWRQVLREWRGKIVHLTMYGIHIDEAIPKIREVAKKEDILIVVGAEKVPGEVYEIAHYNVAVGNQPHSEVAALAVFLDRLLEGKGLKKEFKNAKVKIIPQEKGKRVISLEERKC, from the coding sequence ATGATAGTGGTGCTTAGATTAGGACACAGGCCGGAAAGGGATAAAAGAATCACAACCCATGTAGCCCTAACTGCGAGGGCTTTTGGAGCGGATAAAATCATAATCGCAGCCGAAAAGGATGAACATGTGTATGAAAGCGTTACAGACGTTGTAAAACGCTGGGGAGGACCGTTTGAGATTGAATTCAACCCACACTGGAGGCAGGTTTTAAGAGAGTGGAGAGGAAAGATAGTTCATTTAACCATGTATGGAATACACATTGATGAAGCTATCCCAAAGATAAGGGAAGTGGCAAAGAAGGAAGACATCTTGATTGTTGTTGGTGCCGAGAAAGTTCCGGGAGAAGTTTATGAAATTGCCCACTACAACGTGGCCGTTGGAAATCAGCCACACAGCGAAGTTGCAGCGTTGGCAGTGTTTCTCGATAGACTTCTTGAGGGAAAAGGACTCAAAAAAGAATTCAAAAATGCAAAGGTTAAGATAATCCCGCAAGAAAAAGGGAAGAGGGTAATATCTCTGGAGGAGAGGAAATGCTGA